A single genomic interval of Sander lucioperca isolate FBNREF2018 chromosome 9, SLUC_FBN_1.2, whole genome shotgun sequence harbors:
- the LOC116046160 gene encoding complement factor H-like isoform X1 → MSVRYLGFVLLVWFPGGLHTQSADQQCPPPILAGGYLVPKQNTYSHEANFTYGCNNGLKPAVEGWWAIITCQNGKWSPKPQCIDEKACFPPHIHNAKYKKNSKGWYEDKKTVRITCDKGYEHKDRDATAICSNGTWSSVPVCEKSIEACGEPPKIPHAVIIHQEYQELFAADSVVQYECEDGYTVERGGTKENITCMSGNWTEGLTCSRGTRPEMGHGGDRGTSLGTRDGGGTSGSRTPPAGGGSSATSGSNERDRRPPFTAVVHCGAYPIVPNGDVVKEDPMFLKYQCNVFYKQVGSDTVRCHSEGSWSQLPICQEADCVIDLAQYLADHVSLSGLVYVTKGETKYIPCIWEGYSSRVQCINRIPVYTRCCHHSDHQRGFCS, encoded by the exons ATGTCTGTGAGATATCTTGGATTTGTTCTTTTGGTTTGGTTCCCAGGAGGACTGCATA CACAGAGTGCAGATCAGCAGTGTCCTCCTCCGATTCTTGCTGGTGGTTATTTGGTCCCGAAACAAAACACGTATTCTCATGAAGCCAACTTCACCTATGGCTGTAATAACGGACTTAAACCAGCAGTGGAGGGTTGGTGGGCAATAATCACATGTCAAAATGGTAAATGGTCGCCTAAACCACAGTGTATAG aTGAAAAAGCCTGCTTTCCACCACATATACAtaatgcaaaatacaaaaaaaactcaaaaggttggtatgaagacaaaaaaacagtcaGGATAACATGTGACAAAGGATATGAACACAAAGACCGGGATGCTACAGCCATATGCTCAAATGGAACATGGTCCTCTGTGCCGGTCTGTGAGA AAAGTATTGAGGCATGTGGTGAGCCCCCTAAAATCCCCCATGCAGTCATCATCCATCAGGAATACCAGGAGTTGTTTGCTGCAGATTCAGTAGTGCAGTATGAATGTGAAGATGGATATACTGTAGAGAGAGGAGGAACCAAAGAAAACATCACTTGCATGTCTGGAAACTGGACTGAAGGCCTAACGTGCA GCAGAGGAACCAGACCAGAGATGGGACATGGTGGAG ACAGAGGAACCAGTTTAGGTACTAGAGATGGTGGAGGTACATCTGGCAGCAGGAcaccacctgcaggtggag GATCATCTGCCACCTCTGGCTCGaatgagagagacaggagaccTCCATTCACAGCAG TCGTCCACTGTGGAGCATACCCAATCGTACCAAACGGTGATGTTGTGAAAGAAGATCCAATGTTTTTGAAATACCAATGCAATGTCTTTTATAAACAAGTGGGTTCAGACACCGTGAGGTGTCACAGTGAAGGCAGCTGGTCACAACTACCCATCTGCCAAG AGGCAGACTGTGTCATAGATCTTGCTCAATATCTTGCGGACCATGTTTCACTATCTGGACTTGTATATGTAACTAAAGGAGAAACAAAGTACATTCCGTGTATTTGGGAAGGTTACAGCAGTCGTGTTCAGTGCATCAATAGAATACCTGTTTATACCCGGT GTTGTCATCATAGTGACCATCAACGG
- the LOC116046160 gene encoding complement factor H-like isoform X2 codes for MSVRYLGFVLLVWFPGGLHTQSADQQCPPPILAGGYLVPKQNTYSHEANFTYGCNNGLKPAVEGWWAIITCQNGKWSPKPQCIDEKACFPPHIHNAKYKKNSKGWYEDKKTVRITCDKGYEHKDRDATAICSNGTWSSVPVCEKSIEACGEPPKIPHAVIIHQEYQELFAADSVVQYECEDGYTVERGGTKENITCMSGNWTEGLTCNRGTSLGTRDGGGTSGSRTPPAGGGSSATSGSNERDRRPPFTAVVHCGAYPIVPNGDVVKEDPMFLKYQCNVFYKQVGSDTVRCHSEGSWSQLPICQEADCVIDLAQYLADHVSLSGLVYVTKGETKYIPCIWEGYSSRVQCINRIPVYTRCCHHSDHQRGFCS; via the exons ATGTCTGTGAGATATCTTGGATTTGTTCTTTTGGTTTGGTTCCCAGGAGGACTGCATA CACAGAGTGCAGATCAGCAGTGTCCTCCTCCGATTCTTGCTGGTGGTTATTTGGTCCCGAAACAAAACACGTATTCTCATGAAGCCAACTTCACCTATGGCTGTAATAACGGACTTAAACCAGCAGTGGAGGGTTGGTGGGCAATAATCACATGTCAAAATGGTAAATGGTCGCCTAAACCACAGTGTATAG aTGAAAAAGCCTGCTTTCCACCACATATACAtaatgcaaaatacaaaaaaaactcaaaaggttggtatgaagacaaaaaaacagtcaGGATAACATGTGACAAAGGATATGAACACAAAGACCGGGATGCTACAGCCATATGCTCAAATGGAACATGGTCCTCTGTGCCGGTCTGTGAGA AAAGTATTGAGGCATGTGGTGAGCCCCCTAAAATCCCCCATGCAGTCATCATCCATCAGGAATACCAGGAGTTGTTTGCTGCAGATTCAGTAGTGCAGTATGAATGTGAAGATGGATATACTGTAGAGAGAGGAGGAACCAAAGAAAACATCACTTGCATGTCTGGAAACTGGACTGAAGGCCTAACGTGCA ACAGAGGAACCAGTTTAGGTACTAGAGATGGTGGAGGTACATCTGGCAGCAGGAcaccacctgcaggtggag GATCATCTGCCACCTCTGGCTCGaatgagagagacaggagaccTCCATTCACAGCAG TCGTCCACTGTGGAGCATACCCAATCGTACCAAACGGTGATGTTGTGAAAGAAGATCCAATGTTTTTGAAATACCAATGCAATGTCTTTTATAAACAAGTGGGTTCAGACACCGTGAGGTGTCACAGTGAAGGCAGCTGGTCACAACTACCCATCTGCCAAG AGGCAGACTGTGTCATAGATCTTGCTCAATATCTTGCGGACCATGTTTCACTATCTGGACTTGTATATGTAACTAAAGGAGAAACAAAGTACATTCCGTGTATTTGGGAAGGTTACAGCAGTCGTGTTCAGTGCATCAATAGAATACCTGTTTATACCCGGT GTTGTCATCATAGTGACCATCAACGG